In Microbacterium enclense, one genomic interval encodes:
- a CDS encoding LacI family DNA-binding transcriptional regulator translates to MAKDAISLRDVAALAGVSVPTASKVLRGQGKVSDATRERILSVAKRLDYQPNALGQFLAQGRSATIGVLTVNAPGAFTMPVLTGATTAFGARDLSVLVSDAHLDRALFAATARKLRARNIDGLLVIGDGSSSDIHSISAGFAVPVVYAYGHSDDAEDASFLHDGYGAGRLAGEHLVSIGCRRIAHVIASEEDRSARDRSAGLADALSEAGLALDPALVFRGDWSQAWGREAAQRLIASGREFDAVCCGNDTMATAVAGVLAEAGIRVPVDVAITGMDDLAGLTGQDDNSLTTIDLRLSALGDRAANYLADVIAGEEYAPGRHVEPARLVQGLSTAR, encoded by the coding sequence ATGGCGAAAGACGCGATCTCCCTCCGCGACGTGGCGGCGCTGGCTGGAGTGTCCGTCCCCACGGCATCGAAAGTGCTGCGCGGGCAGGGCAAGGTCTCGGATGCCACGCGCGAGCGCATCCTCTCGGTCGCCAAGCGCCTCGACTACCAGCCGAACGCCCTGGGCCAGTTCCTCGCGCAGGGGCGCAGCGCCACGATCGGCGTCCTCACCGTCAACGCCCCGGGTGCGTTCACGATGCCGGTATTGACCGGCGCGACCACCGCCTTCGGCGCGCGTGATCTCTCGGTGCTGGTGTCCGACGCCCACCTCGACCGGGCGCTCTTCGCGGCGACCGCGCGCAAGCTGCGCGCCCGCAACATCGACGGTCTCCTCGTCATCGGCGACGGGTCGAGCTCCGACATCCACTCCATCAGCGCGGGCTTCGCCGTTCCCGTGGTCTACGCCTACGGGCACTCCGACGACGCGGAAGACGCGTCGTTCCTCCACGACGGCTACGGCGCGGGCCGTCTCGCGGGAGAGCACCTCGTGTCGATCGGATGCCGCCGCATCGCGCACGTGATCGCCTCCGAAGAAGACCGCTCGGCGCGAGATCGGTCCGCCGGCCTCGCCGACGCCCTCTCCGAGGCCGGTCTCGCACTCGACCCCGCGCTCGTGTTCCGCGGCGATTGGTCGCAGGCCTGGGGCCGCGAGGCCGCGCAGCGCCTCATCGCCTCCGGTCGCGAGTTCGACGCCGTCTGCTGCGGCAACGACACCATGGCCACGGCCGTCGCCGGGGTCCTGGCCGAGGCCGGCATCCGCGTGCCCGTCGATGTCGCGATCACCGGCATGGACGACCTCGCCGGCTTGACCGGTCAAGACGACAACAGCCTCACCACGATCGACCTGCGCCTGAGCGCCCTCGGCGACCGCGCGGCGAACTACCTCGCCGACGTCATCGCGGGCGAGGAGTACGCGCCCGGCCGCCACGTCGAACCCGCGCGGCTCGTGCAGGGTCTGTCGACGGCCCGCTGA
- a CDS encoding DUF2520 domain-containing protein, whose translation MTSPPPPSAPPLSGPVLVVGDGRMGRALVAALEAADVPVIGPAGRGESGTDAGVVLLAVPDAAIADAARAIAPGRIVGHLSGALDLTVLRPHEAFSIHPLMTVTGAGASFAGVTAALAGTTPAAFAVASTLAEVLGMTGVEVHDEDRAAYHAAASVAANFLVTLEGMAEHLAATAGIEREALVPLVRAAIDNWAERGAAAALTGPVSRGDTATIARQRDAVAERLPDRLALFDALVDATRDLAATQRAGIEAVP comes from the coding sequence ATGACCTCGCCTCCCCCTCCCTCCGCCCCGCCACTGTCCGGGCCCGTCCTCGTCGTCGGTGACGGTCGCATGGGCCGGGCGCTCGTCGCCGCGCTCGAGGCCGCTGACGTACCGGTCATCGGTCCCGCGGGCCGGGGCGAGTCGGGCACGGATGCCGGAGTCGTCCTCCTCGCGGTACCGGACGCCGCGATCGCCGACGCCGCGCGCGCGATCGCCCCCGGCCGCATCGTGGGCCACCTGTCGGGCGCGCTCGACCTGACGGTCCTGCGGCCGCACGAGGCGTTCAGCATCCACCCCCTGATGACGGTCACTGGCGCGGGAGCATCGTTCGCGGGGGTCACCGCCGCGCTCGCCGGGACGACCCCTGCCGCTTTCGCGGTCGCGTCGACCCTCGCCGAGGTGCTGGGGATGACGGGCGTCGAGGTCCACGACGAAGACCGTGCGGCGTATCACGCGGCCGCCTCCGTCGCGGCGAACTTCCTCGTGACGCTCGAGGGAATGGCCGAGCATCTCGCGGCGACAGCGGGGATCGAGCGAGAAGCGCTCGTCCCCCTCGTCCGCGCCGCCATCGACAATTGGGCCGAACGCGGAGCGGCCGCCGCTCTCACCGGCCCGGTCTCCCGCGGCGACACGGCCACGATCGCGCGCCAGCGCGACGCCGTCGCCGAGCGCCTGCCCGATCGCCTGGCGCTCTTCGACGCACTCGTCGACGCGACGCGCGATCTCGCCGCCACCCAACGAGCCGGAATCGAGGCCGTCCCGTGA
- the panC gene encoding pantoate--beta-alanine ligase produces MRIVRTVEELRAALAPRRAKSVGFVPTMGALHEGHLSLLRAARSENATVVLSIFVNPTQFGEAADLDAYPRTEHADVTLADQAGTDLVFAPSPAEMYPAGFATTVSVGGAITDTLEGAVRGRSHFDGVATVVAKLLLAVQPDRAYFGAKDAQQVVVVRRMVGDLGIPVEIVTRPTSRDDDGLARSSRNTRLSPEERAVAAVIPRSLRAAQDAFASGIRDPHRLADVVRDELVAAELDPEYVAIVDAHSLEPIAKVVRPALLALAVRVGAVRLIDNVVLGVDDLIPLTRSLP; encoded by the coding sequence ATCCGTATCGTGCGCACCGTCGAGGAGTTGCGCGCGGCACTCGCCCCGCGCCGAGCAAAGAGCGTCGGCTTCGTCCCGACGATGGGCGCCCTCCACGAGGGGCACCTCTCGCTGCTTCGCGCCGCGCGGTCTGAGAACGCCACGGTCGTGCTGTCGATCTTCGTGAACCCGACCCAGTTCGGCGAGGCTGCGGACCTCGACGCGTACCCGCGCACGGAGCACGCCGATGTCACCCTGGCTGACCAGGCCGGCACCGACCTCGTCTTCGCGCCCTCCCCCGCCGAGATGTATCCGGCGGGCTTCGCGACGACGGTCTCCGTCGGCGGAGCGATCACGGACACGCTCGAGGGCGCGGTCCGCGGCCGCTCCCACTTCGACGGTGTCGCCACGGTCGTCGCCAAACTGCTCCTCGCCGTACAGCCCGACCGCGCGTACTTCGGCGCCAAAGACGCGCAGCAGGTCGTCGTCGTGCGCCGCATGGTGGGCGACCTCGGCATCCCCGTCGAGATCGTCACCCGCCCGACCTCGCGCGACGACGACGGTCTCGCGCGCTCTAGTCGCAACACGCGCCTCTCGCCCGAGGAGAGGGCTGTCGCAGCCGTCATCCCACGGTCGCTTCGAGCGGCTCAGGATGCCTTCGCCTCCGGCATCCGCGATCCCCACCGCCTCGCGGACGTCGTGCGCGACGAGCTCGTGGCGGCGGAGCTGGATCCCGAGTACGTCGCGATCGTCGACGCCCACAGCCTCGAACCGATCGCAAAGGTCGTGCGCCCGGCGCTGCTCGCCCTCGCCGTGCGGGTGGGAGCGGTCCGGCTGATCGACAACGTGGTTCTCGGCGTCGATGACCTCATCCCGTTGACGAGGAGCCTCCCATGA
- the panB gene encoding 3-methyl-2-oxobutanoate hydroxymethyltransferase, with translation MTRPKVTLRRLRELAEAATPIVMVTAYDFASGRVAERAGVDIVLVGDSGAQVVLGHPDTTSVTLDEMLMLSKAARRAVQTPLLLCDVPFGSTELSDEQAVATSIRFVHEAGADAVKIEGANPARLSRVRAIVEAGIPVVGHVGLTPQTATALGGLRAQGRTTDDAVRVARDALAVQDAGAFALVIEAVPADVVDEIRRALRIPVIGIGAGAADGQVLVQHDLLGITEGRAPVFVKRYAALGDAMVEGVEAYAREVRERLFPSAEHTYRAAPDAAAAVREFIDGL, from the coding sequence ATGACGCGCCCCAAAGTGACCCTCCGCCGACTCCGGGAGCTCGCGGAAGCCGCGACGCCGATCGTGATGGTGACGGCCTACGACTTCGCCTCGGGCCGGGTGGCTGAGCGCGCCGGGGTCGACATCGTGCTGGTCGGAGACTCGGGGGCGCAGGTGGTGCTCGGCCACCCCGACACGACCTCCGTGACGCTCGATGAGATGCTCATGCTCTCGAAGGCGGCACGCCGGGCGGTACAGACTCCGCTGCTGCTGTGCGACGTGCCGTTCGGGTCGACCGAGTTGAGCGACGAGCAGGCGGTCGCGACGTCGATTCGCTTCGTTCACGAGGCCGGCGCCGACGCGGTCAAGATCGAAGGCGCGAACCCGGCGCGACTCTCTCGCGTGCGGGCCATCGTGGAAGCGGGTATCCCGGTCGTCGGGCACGTCGGGCTCACGCCGCAGACCGCGACAGCGCTCGGCGGCCTGCGCGCCCAGGGGCGCACGACCGACGACGCTGTCCGTGTCGCGCGCGACGCTCTCGCTGTGCAGGATGCCGGCGCGTTCGCGCTCGTGATCGAGGCCGTTCCCGCAGACGTGGTCGACGAGATCCGCCGGGCCCTCCGCATCCCCGTGATCGGCATCGGAGCCGGCGCCGCCGACGGACAGGTGCTCGTGCAACACGATCTGCTCGGAATCACCGAGGGCCGGGCCCCGGTCTTCGTGAAGCGCTACGCGGCGCTCGGCGACGCGATGGTCGAGGGCGTCGAGGCGTACGCCCGGGAGGTGCGCGAGAGACTCTTCCCCTCGGCGGAGCACACGTACCGGGCGGCTCCGGATGCCGCGGCAGCGGTGCGAGAGTTCATCGACGGGCTCTGA
- a CDS encoding L-lactate dehydrogenase, with translation MSVIENSKLTVVGAGSVGASVAYAALIRGSARHVALYDIAEAKVEAEVLDLAHGTQFTGSSDIVGGSDVAVAEGSHVVVITAGAKQNPGQTRTELAATNARIIRDMMPKLLEVAPNAVYVIVTNPCDVLTVLAQEATGLPTRRIFASGTVLDTSRLRWKLAQRAGVATSSVHAWIVGEHGDTEFPLWSTATIGSVPITEFELPDGGRFTKDELDAIAVDVRDAAYKVIQGKGATNYAIGLSSARIVEAILRDERAILPVSTVLEDFHGISGMALSVPSIVSAKGAVPLAGTPFSDDELTLLRRSADALTTVADSLRG, from the coding sequence ATGAGCGTGATCGAGAACTCCAAGCTGACGGTCGTGGGCGCGGGAAGCGTGGGGGCGAGTGTCGCGTACGCCGCTCTCATCCGGGGGTCGGCGCGGCACGTCGCCCTCTACGACATCGCCGAGGCCAAGGTCGAGGCCGAGGTGCTCGACCTCGCGCACGGCACCCAGTTCACCGGGTCGAGCGACATCGTCGGCGGCAGCGATGTCGCGGTCGCCGAGGGCTCGCACGTCGTCGTGATCACCGCCGGGGCGAAGCAGAACCCGGGCCAGACCCGCACGGAGCTGGCCGCGACGAACGCGCGCATCATCCGCGACATGATGCCCAAGCTGCTCGAGGTCGCACCGAACGCCGTCTACGTCATCGTCACCAACCCCTGCGATGTCCTCACCGTTCTCGCGCAGGAGGCGACCGGACTGCCGACGCGCCGGATCTTCGCCTCCGGCACCGTCCTCGACACCTCTCGCCTGCGCTGGAAGCTCGCTCAGCGCGCCGGCGTCGCCACCTCGAGCGTGCACGCGTGGATCGTCGGCGAGCACGGCGACACCGAGTTCCCGTTGTGGTCCACCGCGACGATCGGCTCGGTCCCGATCACCGAGTTCGAGCTCCCCGACGGCGGGCGTTTCACGAAGGACGAACTGGATGCCATCGCCGTCGACGTCCGCGATGCGGCCTACAAGGTGATCCAGGGCAAGGGCGCCACCAACTACGCGATCGGGTTGTCCAGCGCCCGGATCGTCGAGGCGATCCTGCGCGATGAGCGCGCGATCCTGCCGGTGAGCACGGTGCTCGAGGACTTCCACGGCATCAGCGGCATGGCCCTCTCGGTCCCTTCGATCGTGAGCGCGAAGGGCGCTGTCCCCCTGGCCGGCACGCCGTTCTCCGACGACGAGCTGACGCTCCTGCGACGCTCGGCCGACGCGCTGACGACGGTCGCGGATTCCCTGCGCGGCTGA
- a CDS encoding DUF4304 domain-containing protein — MSDIEERFAEAVTTIGGVLKPHGFRKKRYVWTRVGDGVVHEVDVQRSHGNTAGSVRFYVNASAYVAAFDRAIGRTVPDDQTRANAQYSARFEEISDWPSDRVDVERDADDLSAALPAAIEQVVAHLDTITDEESLARTLIDGGYVLDDDLFAWFCATGRASEAAAQFTAARERFGDEDRWPRLVALFDDTAQKYGVALP; from the coding sequence ATGAGCGACATCGAAGAACGCTTCGCCGAGGCGGTGACCACGATCGGCGGGGTGCTCAAGCCCCACGGATTCCGCAAGAAGAGATACGTGTGGACCCGCGTCGGCGACGGCGTCGTGCACGAGGTCGACGTCCAGCGCAGCCACGGGAACACCGCGGGCAGCGTGCGCTTCTACGTCAACGCCTCGGCCTACGTCGCAGCCTTCGACCGCGCGATCGGGCGCACGGTTCCCGACGATCAGACCCGCGCGAACGCGCAGTATTCGGCGCGTTTCGAGGAGATCAGCGACTGGCCGAGCGACCGCGTCGACGTGGAACGGGATGCCGACGACCTGAGCGCGGCTCTCCCCGCGGCCATCGAGCAGGTCGTGGCGCACCTCGACACGATCACCGACGAGGAGTCGCTGGCGCGCACCCTCATCGACGGCGGGTACGTCCTCGACGACGATCTCTTCGCCTGGTTCTGCGCGACCGGGCGCGCTTCGGAGGCCGCTGCCCAGTTCACGGCCGCGCGGGAGCGATTCGGAGACGAGGACCGCTGGCCCCGCCTCGTCGCGTTGTTCGACGACACCGCGCAGAAGTACGGCGTCGCTCTCCCCTGA
- the radA gene encoding DNA repair protein RadA, producing the protein MASRRPAAAPAPYRCTECGWTTLKWVGRCGECQSWGTVVEAAEQTGIVRSIVPVAPGAARAARRITEIDTQDAPRRTSGVGEFDRVLGGGIVPGAALLLSGEPGVGKSTLLLEVAAKSAHAGRRVLYASGEESAAQVRLRAERTGALHDELFLASETDLATILGHVDQVEPGLLIVDSVQTISSAHSDGAAGQPAQVREVASALIRVAKERGLPIILVGHVTKDGSIAGPRILEHLVDVVCHFEGDRQTSLRFVRALKNRFGPTDEVGCFDMTGTGIAEVADPSALFLGHGEPEPGTCVTIAMEGRRALPVEIQALAVRQTAPNPRRIVNGVDSSRVAMVLAVLESRMGLTLSDRDVYVSTVGGVRLVEPAADLAIAIAVANAVKNRKVSKRLAAIGELTLTGEIRNVTQAAQRASEAKRLGYHTVLDASSRKLAQALNELQVRGMPRDDSEPGF; encoded by the coding sequence ATGGCATCCCGACGTCCCGCTGCAGCCCCCGCTCCGTATCGCTGCACCGAATGCGGGTGGACGACGCTGAAGTGGGTCGGCCGTTGCGGAGAATGCCAGTCGTGGGGCACCGTCGTCGAGGCGGCGGAGCAGACGGGAATCGTCCGCTCGATCGTGCCGGTGGCACCGGGGGCCGCCCGAGCGGCCCGGCGCATCACCGAGATCGACACGCAAGACGCCCCGCGCCGCACGAGCGGCGTGGGCGAGTTCGACCGCGTGCTCGGCGGGGGAATCGTCCCGGGGGCCGCTCTCCTCCTGAGCGGCGAACCGGGCGTCGGCAAGTCGACGCTGCTCCTCGAGGTCGCGGCCAAGAGCGCGCACGCCGGTCGCCGCGTGCTCTACGCGAGCGGCGAAGAATCCGCCGCGCAGGTGCGCTTGCGCGCGGAGCGCACGGGCGCGCTTCACGACGAGCTGTTCCTCGCCTCCGAGACCGACTTGGCGACCATCCTCGGCCACGTCGACCAGGTCGAGCCGGGGCTGCTCATCGTCGACTCGGTGCAGACGATCTCCTCCGCCCACAGCGACGGGGCGGCGGGTCAGCCCGCGCAGGTGCGAGAGGTGGCATCCGCCCTCATCCGCGTTGCGAAAGAACGCGGGCTGCCGATCATCCTCGTCGGTCACGTGACGAAAGACGGCTCGATCGCCGGCCCCCGCATCCTCGAGCACCTCGTCGACGTCGTCTGCCACTTCGAGGGCGACCGGCAGACGTCGCTGCGCTTCGTGCGCGCGCTCAAGAACCGCTTCGGGCCGACCGACGAGGTCGGCTGCTTCGACATGACCGGCACCGGCATCGCCGAGGTCGCCGACCCGAGTGCCCTGTTCCTCGGACACGGCGAGCCCGAACCGGGCACCTGCGTGACGATCGCGATGGAGGGTCGGCGCGCGCTGCCGGTCGAGATCCAGGCTCTTGCCGTGCGGCAGACCGCACCAAATCCGCGTCGAATCGTCAACGGCGTCGATTCGTCGCGCGTCGCCATGGTGCTCGCGGTCCTCGAGAGCCGCATGGGGCTGACGCTGTCCGATCGCGACGTGTACGTCTCGACCGTCGGCGGCGTCCGCCTCGTCGAGCCCGCCGCCGACCTGGCGATCGCGATCGCGGTCGCCAACGCCGTGAAGAACCGCAAGGTGTCGAAGCGGCTGGCGGCGATCGGCGAATTGACGTTGACCGGAGAGATCCGCAACGTCACCCAGGCCGCGCAGCGGGCGTCCGAGGCCAAGCGCCTCGGGTATCACACGGTCCTCGACGCCTCATCGCGCAAACTCGCCCAGGCCCTGAACGAGCTGCAGGTGCGAGGCATGCCGCGCGACGACAGCGAACCGGGATTCTGA
- a CDS encoding dehydrogenase — protein MAAGKKRKGKKVAVEFKNTALTDALQTQDMAAIAFALRHGPTVVPLMRAGDADNPLDMGEVWTYRDPNTGQLALLLFSDAAHKPETLPPHVALQSPQWLRTFLGMHEEELTAVFIDIAGPHPIQASPADLIAALDA, from the coding sequence ATGGCCGCGGGCAAGAAACGCAAGGGGAAGAAGGTCGCCGTGGAGTTCAAGAACACCGCCCTGACCGACGCGCTGCAGACGCAGGACATGGCAGCGATCGCGTTCGCCCTGCGCCACGGACCCACCGTCGTTCCGCTCATGCGCGCCGGCGACGCCGACAACCCGCTCGACATGGGCGAGGTCTGGACCTACCGCGACCCGAACACGGGCCAGCTCGCGCTGCTGCTCTTCAGCGACGCGGCGCACAAGCCGGAGACCCTCCCGCCGCACGTCGCGCTGCAGTCCCCGCAGTGGTTGCGGACGTTCCTGGGGATGCATGAGGAAGAACTGACGGCGGTGTTCATCGACATCGCGGGGCCTCATCCGATTCAAGCCAGTCCGGCCGACCTCATCGCGGCGCTCGACGCCTGA
- a CDS encoding GntR family transcriptional regulator: protein MTDAPLDDLRRAVYRPVRSGNALEDTTARIVQTVRLGLVAPGESLPAERELAALYGVSRDTVREAIRELADAGWLETRRGRYGGTFVVDPVPRAVAPAAVDAVELDDVVALRGVLEPGAAWAAAGRSLSADERDVLWARHEAAARADGADYRRLDTLLHLTIAEVAGIPSLVPLVAENRARINAWLDTFPLLPRNIDHSTSQHAAIVSAILAGRPDAAHAAMRDHLAGSEALLRGFLA from the coding sequence GTGACCGACGCGCCTCTCGACGACCTGCGCCGGGCCGTGTACCGGCCCGTGCGCAGCGGGAACGCGCTCGAAGACACCACGGCGCGGATCGTGCAGACAGTGCGTCTCGGCCTCGTCGCCCCGGGGGAGTCGCTGCCGGCGGAGCGCGAGCTCGCCGCGCTCTACGGCGTGAGCCGCGACACGGTGCGCGAGGCGATCCGCGAGCTCGCTGACGCGGGCTGGCTCGAGACACGGCGCGGGCGTTACGGCGGGACGTTCGTGGTCGACCCCGTTCCGCGGGCCGTCGCTCCCGCGGCGGTCGACGCCGTCGAACTCGACGACGTCGTCGCGCTGCGCGGTGTCCTCGAGCCCGGAGCCGCGTGGGCGGCGGCGGGCCGGTCGCTGTCGGCGGACGAACGCGACGTGCTCTGGGCCCGGCACGAGGCGGCGGCGCGGGCGGATGGAGCGGACTACCGCCGCCTCGACACGCTGCTGCACCTCACGATCGCGGAGGTCGCCGGCATCCCCTCTCTCGTGCCCCTCGTGGCGGAGAACCGCGCGCGCATCAATGCCTGGCTCGACACCTTTCCGCTGCTGCCGCGCAACATCGACCACTCCACGTCGCAGCACGCCGCGATCGTGTCGGCGATCCTCGCCGGGAGACCGGATGCCGCCCACGCGGCGATGCGCGACCACCTCGCCGGGTCGGAGGCGCTGCTGCGAGGCTTCCTCGCGTAG
- a CDS encoding 3-oxoacyl-ACP reductase, whose product MTIDLTQRLRDRVAIVTGGASGIGLATARRFAAEGARVVIADLDETTGAAAAASVDGVFRQVNVADEASVDALFDGVAADLGSVDIAFNNAGISPADDDSIETTELPAWDKVQDVNLKSVYLCSRAALRHMVPAGRGSIINTASFVALLGSATSQISYTASKGGVLAMTRELGVQFARQGIRVNALCPGPVNTPLLQELFAKDPERAQRRLVHVPMGRFAEPEEMAAAVAFLASDDASFITATAFVVDGGITNAYVTPL is encoded by the coding sequence ATGACCATCGACCTCACCCAGCGTCTGCGTGACCGCGTCGCCATCGTCACCGGAGGCGCCAGCGGCATCGGTCTCGCCACCGCCCGCCGCTTCGCCGCCGAGGGGGCCCGCGTGGTGATCGCAGATCTCGACGAGACCACCGGAGCGGCCGCGGCGGCCTCCGTCGACGGTGTCTTCCGGCAGGTGAACGTCGCCGACGAGGCATCCGTCGACGCCCTCTTCGACGGCGTCGCCGCCGACCTCGGCAGCGTCGACATCGCCTTCAACAACGCCGGGATCTCGCCCGCCGACGACGACTCGATCGAGACGACCGAACTGCCCGCGTGGGACAAGGTGCAGGACGTCAACCTCAAGAGCGTCTACCTCTGCTCGCGCGCAGCGTTGCGGCACATGGTTCCCGCAGGCAGGGGCTCGATCATCAACACGGCCTCGTTCGTCGCGCTGCTGGGCTCGGCCACCTCGCAGATCTCGTACACCGCATCGAAGGGCGGCGTGCTCGCGATGACCCGCGAGCTCGGCGTGCAGTTCGCGCGGCAGGGCATCCGCGTCAACGCCCTCTGCCCGGGACCGGTGAACACCCCGCTCCTTCAGGAACTGTTCGCCAAAGACCCCGAGCGCGCGCAGCGCCGTCTCGTGCACGTGCCGATGGGACGGTTCGCGGAGCCGGAGGAGATGGCTGCGGCCGTGGCCTTCCTGGCATCCGACGACGCATCGTTCATCACCGCGACGGCCTTCGTCGTCGACGGCGGGATCACGAACGCGTACGTCACTCCGCTGTGA
- a CDS encoding aldehyde dehydrogenase family protein, translated as MSTFTVIDPSTGSPITTLERAEIDQVDAVVADAVRAQRSWAALAPVARADALRAFARVVEGHVEELAQLEVKNSGHPIGSARWEAQHVAQVLNYYAGAPERLIGSQIPVAGGLDVTYHEPYGVVGIIVPWNFPMTIAAWGFAPALAAGNAVVLKPAELTPLTAIRLGELALEAGLPEGLFRVVVGSGSVVGQRFVSHPDVHKVVFTGSTEVGTEVAAGCARMLKPVTLELGGKSANIVFADADLEKAAAGVPGSVFDNAGQDCCARSRLLVQRSVFDRFLELLEPAVAAWRVGDPTSEDTQMGPLISASHRSTVRGFLDGVDVAFRGSAPEGDGFWFAPAVVIAQPGDRIARDEVFGPVLAVMPFDDEADAIRLANDTAYGLAGSIWTENLGRGIRVSRGVRSGVLSVNSHSSVRYATPFGGMKASGLGRELGPDAAEHFTEVKNVFYATE; from the coding sequence ATGAGCACCTTCACCGTCATCGACCCCTCCACCGGGTCGCCCATCACCACGCTGGAGCGTGCCGAGATCGATCAGGTGGATGCCGTCGTCGCCGACGCCGTGCGCGCGCAGCGCTCCTGGGCAGCGCTCGCCCCCGTCGCCCGGGCCGACGCCCTGCGCGCCTTCGCGCGGGTCGTCGAGGGGCACGTCGAGGAGCTCGCCCAGCTCGAGGTGAAGAACTCGGGCCACCCGATCGGCTCGGCACGGTGGGAGGCGCAGCACGTCGCCCAGGTGCTGAATTACTACGCGGGTGCTCCGGAACGCCTGATCGGCTCGCAGATCCCCGTTGCCGGCGGTCTCGATGTGACCTATCACGAGCCGTACGGCGTGGTCGGCATCATCGTGCCGTGGAACTTCCCCATGACGATCGCCGCGTGGGGCTTCGCCCCCGCGCTCGCCGCGGGTAACGCCGTCGTGCTCAAGCCCGCGGAACTCACCCCGCTGACGGCGATCCGTCTCGGCGAGCTCGCCCTCGAGGCGGGCTTGCCCGAAGGGCTGTTCCGCGTGGTCGTGGGGTCGGGCTCGGTCGTGGGGCAACGCTTCGTGTCACACCCCGACGTGCACAAGGTCGTCTTCACCGGATCCACCGAGGTGGGTACCGAGGTCGCCGCGGGCTGCGCGCGGATGCTCAAGCCCGTGACCCTCGAACTCGGCGGCAAGAGCGCGAACATCGTCTTCGCCGACGCCGACCTCGAGAAGGCCGCCGCCGGGGTGCCCGGCTCGGTGTTCGACAACGCGGGGCAGGACTGCTGCGCCCGCAGCCGCCTCCTCGTGCAGCGGAGCGTCTTCGACCGGTTCCTCGAGTTGCTCGAACCCGCCGTGGCCGCGTGGAGAGTCGGCGACCCGACGAGCGAGGACACCCAGATGGGGCCGCTGATCTCGGCATCCCACCGCTCCACCGTGCGGGGCTTCCTCGATGGTGTCGACGTGGCGTTCCGCGGTTCGGCGCCCGAGGGCGACGGCTTCTGGTTCGCGCCCGCCGTCGTGATCGCGCAGCCGGGCGACCGCATCGCGCGCGACGAGGTGTTCGGCCCCGTGCTCGCAGTGATGCCGTTCGACGACGAAGCGGATGCCATTCGCCTGGCCAACGACACCGCATACGGTCTCGCGGGCTCGATCTGGACGGAGAATTTGGGGCGTGGCATCCGGGTCTCCCGCGGGGTGCGCAGCGGCGTGCTGTCAGTGAACTCGCACTCGTCGGTGCGGTACGCCACCCCGTTCGGCGGCATGAAGGCCTCCGGTCTCGGTCGAGAACTGGGCCCGGATGCCGCCGAGCACTTCACCGAGGTGAAGAACGTGTTCTACGCCACCGAGTGA
- a CDS encoding gamma-glutamyl-gamma-aminobutyrate hydrolase family protein: protein MVSSASDPTRTPVLGLTTYLERAKQGVWDVRASFLPQQYFDSVTASGATAVLLPPQPRPEQAAAAVLDGLDGLILTGGLDVQPELYGAERHPLTDPARADRDAWELALLAGARERGIPVFGICRGLQLINVALGGTLHQHLPEALGTERYRIGGGVFAENVVEVDAGTRLAGLVGAGPLTVHSYHHQGVDRVGEGLTVTARTDDGLVQAVETDGDDYLVAVQWHPEENAEDRRLFLGLVAAAARYRAARSSEQQGVPA, encoded by the coding sequence GTGGTTTCGAGCGCCTCTGATCCGACCCGAACCCCTGTTCTGGGGCTCACCACGTACCTCGAGCGCGCGAAGCAGGGGGTGTGGGATGTCCGAGCGTCGTTCCTGCCGCAGCAGTACTTCGACTCCGTCACCGCCTCGGGTGCCACGGCCGTGCTGCTGCCTCCGCAGCCGCGTCCGGAGCAGGCCGCCGCGGCCGTGCTCGACGGCCTCGACGGACTCATCCTGACGGGCGGCCTCGACGTGCAGCCCGAGCTCTATGGGGCCGAGCGGCACCCGCTCACCGACCCTGCTCGCGCCGACCGCGACGCGTGGGAACTCGCCCTTCTCGCCGGGGCGCGGGAGCGCGGCATCCCGGTCTTCGGCATCTGCCGAGGCCTGCAGCTGATCAACGTCGCCCTCGGCGGCACTCTGCACCAGCACCTGCCCGAGGCCCTCGGCACCGAGCGCTACCGAATCGGCGGGGGCGTCTTCGCCGAGAACGTGGTGGAGGTGGATGCCGGAACCCGGCTCGCCGGTCTCGTCGGGGCCGGTCCTCTCACCGTGCACAGCTACCACCATCAGGGCGTCGACCGGGTGGGTGAGGGCCTGACCGTCACCGCCCGCACCGACGACGGACTCGTCCAGGCCGTCGAAACCGACGGCGACGACTATCTCGTCGCCGTGCAGTGGCATCCCGAGGAGAACGCCGAGGACCGACGCCTCTTCCTCGGGCTGGTCGCCGCCGCGGCGCGCTACCGGGCGGCGCGTTCCTCCGAGCAGCAGGGAGTTCCCGCATGA